In the Malania oleifera isolate guangnan ecotype guangnan chromosome 1, ASM2987363v1, whole genome shotgun sequence genome, one interval contains:
- the LOC131162825 gene encoding small ribosomal subunit protein eS8 — protein sequence MGISRDSMHKRRATGGKKKAWRKKRKYELGRQPANTKLSNDKTVRRIRVRGGNVKWRALRLDTGNYSWGSEAVTRKTRILDVVYNASNNELVRTQTLVKSAIVQVDAAPFKQWYLQHYGVDIGRKKKASAVAKKEVEEGDSTAAAGAEEAKKSNHVQRKLEKRQQGRKIDPHIEEQFGSGRLLAAISSRPGQCGRADGYILEGKELEFYMKKIQRKKGKGAGAA from the exons ATGG GTATTTCTCGTGATTCGATGCACAAGAGGCGTGCCACTGGCGGCAAGAAGAAGGCTTGGAGGAAGAAGCGAAA GTATGAGCTTGGGAGGCAACCCGCAAACACAAAGCTATCTAATGACAAAACTGTGAGGAGGATTAGGGTTAGAGGTGGTAATGTGAAATGGCGTGCGCTGAGGCTCGACACAGGGAACTACTCTTGGGGTAGTGAGGCTGTGACCAGGAAAACAAGAATTCTGGATGTGGTCTACAATGCATCTAACAATGAGTTGGTTCGCACCCAGACTTTGGTGAAGAGTGCTATTGTTCAGGTTGATGCAGCCCCCTTCAAGCAGTGGTATCTCCAGCACTATGGTGTTGACATTGGCCGCAAGAAGAAAGCCTCTGCAGTTGCTAAGAAAGAAGTAGAG GAAGGTGATTCCACTGCTGCTGCTGGTGCTGAGGAGGCCAAGAAGAGTAACCATGTTCAAAGAAAACTGGAGAAGCGTCAACAAGGTCGCAAGATTGACCCACATATTGAGGAGCAATTTGGCAGTGGCCGCTTATTGGCTGCAATTTCTTCACGGCCTGGTCAGTGTGGCCGTGCAGACGG ATATATTTTGGAGGGGAAAGAGTTGGAGTTCTACATGAAGAAGATCCAGAGGAAGAAGGGAAAGGGAGCAGGTGCTGCCTAA